The stretch of DNA ATCGCGATCGTATGGTGCGAGGACGATTGTGGGTCGGACGTGCTGCGCGAGCATCTCAAGACCAAGCTCGCGCGCTTCAAGGTGCCCGACGAGATCATCATGGCCGACGCCCCGTTGCCGCGGCTGGGGACCGGCAAGATCGACCGCATGGCACTCGCCAAGCAATATGGCGACTAGGCGCGGCTGACGCGTCGATGGGGGCAAGGGCGTGAGGATCGACCGGCGCGGGCTGCTGATCGGCGGCGGGGTCGGCATCGGCCTGCTGGTCGCGTGGCAGCTGTGGCCGGACGACGAGGCGGCGCTGCCCATCCCCGAAGGCGGGCGCGCGATCGGCGGGCTGCTGACGCTGGCGCCGGACGGCGCGATCACGCTGCACAGTCCGCAGGTCGAGACCGGCCAGGGCATCTGGACCGGTCTGGCGATGCTGGTCGCCGACGAGATGGGGGCGCGGATCGACGATATCGCGGTCCAGCCGCTCCCGGCGGGCGGCGGGTTCGTCAATCCGGTGATCGAGGATGCCTTCGGCACGGCGCTGCGGATGACGGGGGCGGCGACATCGACCCGTGGCTTTGCGCTCGACGTGCGCCGCGCGGCCGCCACGATACGCTCGCTGCTGATTGCGGAGGCAGAGGACCGTACCGGAGTGACCGCGCGCGAACTGCGGATTGCCGACGGGGCTGTCACCGCGGGGCCGCGGGCGCTGTCGTTCGGGGAATTGGCGGGCGAGGCGGCGGGCCGCAGGGCGCCGATGCGCGCGGATCTTCGCCGTTGGGGGGAGGCGGGGGTCGTGGGAAGCCGCGCGCCGCGCGTCGACCTGCCCGCCAAGATGCGCGGAAGCTGGCGTTTCGCGAGCGACGTGCGGCTGCCGGAGATGCTGCACGCCGCGGTGCGGATGCCGCCATCGGGCGGACGGGTCACCGGGCTCGACCGGGCGCGGGCGACCGGGGCGCCGGGCGTGGTCGAACTGATCGAGGAGGAGGATTACGTCGCCGTCGTGGGCGAGACCGGATGGGCGGCCGAGCGGGCGCTGACCGCCGCGCGGGTACGCTTCACGGTCCCGCCGACCGACGATGCGCGGATCGCCGCCGCGATCGACCAGGCGATGACCGACGACAACTGGCGCAGCACCCTCGACATCGGCGATGCGGTCGATGCGATCGAGGCGGCGGCCGCGCCCCTCGCTGCGCGCTACGAGATCGCTCCGCTGGCGTCGCGAAGCCTGGAGGCGTCCGCCGCGAGCGCGCGGATGCGCGGGGATGGCGGGATCGACATCTGGGCCGCGACGCAGGCCCCCGACGCCACGCGCGCGGCGGTGGCCGAAGCGATCGGCGTGTCGGCGGGTGCGGTGCGGCTCGTCCCGATGGGGACGGCGGGCGATACCGGACAGGCGCTGGAATGCGACATCGCGCCCATCGCGGCGCGGTTGGCGCAGCGACTGGGGCGTCCGGTGCAGGCAGTCATGTCGCACCGGCAGGGGGTCGCGGCGGGTCCCGTACGGCCGCCATTGTCGGCACTGGCGGAGGCGCGCGTATCGGGGGGAAGGATCGGCGCGATCCGATTGCGCTATG from Sphingomicrobium sp. XHP0239 encodes:
- a CDS encoding molybdopterin cofactor-binding domain-containing protein produces the protein MRIDRRGLLIGGGVGIGLLVAWQLWPDDEAALPIPEGGRAIGGLLTLAPDGAITLHSPQVETGQGIWTGLAMLVADEMGARIDDIAVQPLPAGGGFVNPVIEDAFGTALRMTGAATSTRGFALDVRRAAATIRSLLIAEAEDRTGVTARELRIADGAVTAGPRALSFGELAGEAAGRRAPMRADLRRWGEAGVVGSRAPRVDLPAKMRGSWRFASDVRLPEMLHAAVRMPPSGGRVTGLDRARATGAPGVVELIEEEDYVAVVGETGWAAERALTAARVRFTVPPTDDARIAAAIDQAMTDDNWRSTLDIGDAVDAIEAAAAPLAARYEIAPLASRSLEASAASARMRGDGGIDIWAATQAPDATRAAVAEAIGVSAGAVRLVPMGTAGDTGQALECDIAPIAARLAQRLGRPVQAVMSHRQGVAAGPVRPPLSALAEARVSGGRIGAIRLRYAGMPGLGASLARLGGGKARMTLGQAALPYAIPDQRVDVAEADVALRTGYYRGGDPALHLFVVESLIDEAVRFANAEPLSFRIGMLASDLRMATLLRRGADLIGWDGGGAGSRMGLACGRIDGSRIACFAEAQLDGVRIRVDRLVAAVDCGAAVSPGLIEQQVTGGLIAGLADALLPAPRITQSMVFAARPEAAALANLPQVEVVVVPSDQPPGGVSSLGPAIIAPAVANALAADQGPRLRRLPLSLEDGRDG